In the Ictalurus punctatus breed USDA103 chromosome 7, Coco_2.0, whole genome shotgun sequence genome, one interval contains:
- the LOC108267117 gene encoding atypical chemokine receptor 2: MDVTQPARTNESEYEFDYSDYYELDALADFRPCEKLQVKKFSRYFLPAFYSVACVLGLLANFTLLFVFTRSKPARRAHPACVLCADLLFTSTFPFWAVYASRDWIFGARACKLVTLVYAVGLYSSNLFVACAVLRSCVDAACVFRCLGRVGETKKNVVCCTCVWMLAFLAALPHLNFVEERHVHGETQCLYHYTHSWKIYTQLQLVVLIFGIPFLLLLGSSITLYLRTRSSGRSRMARRAIISTGLFFVLWFPYTLVLILHILQYLHVVSDCSVSLHMDLAIQSTECIAFSHVFINPTAYVLLNKRAWRALKGECVSPREYLLDVSENMDSVSSQDSGVELRALQSVQSFSNPEYERGSAEKQGHFLPHAT, translated from the coding sequence ATGGATGTCACTCAGCCCGCGCGCACTAACGAGTCGGAGTACGAGTTCGATTACTCGGATTATTACGAGTTAGACGCGCTGGCGGACTTCCGGCCGTGTGAGAAACTTCAGGTGAAAAAGttcagccgttatttcctgccCGCGTTTTACTCGGTCGCGTGCGTGCTCGGTCTGCTCGCTAACTTCACCCTGCTGTTCGTGTTCACGCGCAGCAAACCGGCGAGACGGGCGCATCCCGCGTGCGTGCTGTGCGCGGACCTGCTATTCACCTCCACCTTTCCGTTCTGGGCGGTGTACGCGTCGCGCGACTGGATCTTCGGCGCGCGCGCGTGTAAGCTCGTCACGCTGGTGTACGCGGTCGGTTTGTACAGCAGCAACCTGTTCGTGGCGTGTGCGGTGCTGCGGAGCTGCGTGGACGCCGCGTGCGTGTTCCGGTGCCTGGGCCGAGTCGGAGAGACCAAGAAAAATGTAGTGTGTTGCACGTGCGTGTGGATGCTGGCGTTTCTGGCCGCCTTGCCGCACCTGAACTTCGTGGAGGAGCGACATGTCCACGGCGAGACCCAATGCTTgtaccactacacacacagctggAAGATCTACACGCAGCTCCAGCTGGTTGTCCTCATCTTTGGGATTCCGTTCCTGCTCTTGCTCGGTTCCTCTATCACCTTGTACCTGCGCACACGTTCCTCAGGGCGTTCCAGGATGGCGAGACGTGCGATCATCTCCACAGGGCTGTTCTTCGTGCTCTGGTTCCCGTACACGCTTGTGCTGATACTGCACATCCTGCAGTACCTGCACGTGGTCTCGGATTGCAGTGTGAGTCTGCACATGGACCTCGCCATCCAGAGCACCGAGTGCATCGCTTTCTCTCACGTCTTCATCAACCCCACAGCGTACGTGCTGCTCAATAAGCGAGCGTGGAGGGCGCTCAAAGGGGAGTGTGTGAGCCCGAGGGAATACCTGCTGGACGTGTCGGAGAACATGGACAGCGTGTCGAGTCAGGACAGCGGCGTGGAGTTAAGGGCGCTCCAAAGTGTTCAGAGTTTCTCAAATCCTGAGTATGAGCGAGGAAGCGCTGAGAAACAAGGCCACTTCCTACCACACGCCACATAG